The Oceaniferula marina region CTAACCACTCACGCGTCGGTTACCGGGCGGTAGAACTTCTCGAACGATTGATGCGGGGGGAATCGATGGAGAAACGTACCATTGAAGTTCGCCAGCATACATTGCACCAACGCTTGTCCAGTGGTTTTATGGTCGTTGATGATGAGGCGCTGGTGAAGGGGTTGAATTATATTCGTGAGCACGCAGCGATGGGGGTGGCTTTGGATGAAGTGGCCTCGGCTGCAGGTCTTTCCCGCAGTGTGTTACAGAGGCGTTTTCGTCAGCGGTTTAACCGGACCGTGGGCGAGGTGATCTTATCGGAGAAGCTACGCATTTCACGTGATTTGTTAGCTCATACCCAGCTCTCACTTGCTGAAGTAGCCGAGCGGTCCGGCTTTAATTGCCAGGAGTACATGACCTCTATTTTTCGTAAACATCTACAGACAACGCCGCGCAAGTTTCGTGGGAAGTAGTCTCGTATTCAGCCTTTGATAGAGGGGGCGATGATTTCGATAAGTTGGAAGATGCCAGTACCTCCGAGCGGGAGGAGGATGGCTTTGAACAAGGGATTGTTGATAATGCCGAGGGAGGTTCGCTCTTTGGATGTTTCGAGTATTTTTGAGGCTTTTTGCAGTGGCGCTTCCTTGCATTGATCGTTGAGCAGGGCGAGGGTGACCCTGTATCGTGCAATGCTTAGTATCGATGAGGATTTGTGTTGTAACATGATAGAAATCATCACCAGAATGACGATGGCAAAAGCGAGAACCAAGGTGAGTGATAGTGGCCAATCAAAATGATCAAAGATGGCGTTGCGGGATGTGATGAGAAGAAAAATGGCGATGAAGGGGTAGTAGACGGTCGGGCATGTTGCTCTGACCTGTGCCGTCGCTATCTGCGCAAGTTGGGATTCCCATACTCCTGGATCGTTATTGGCTTCGGCTGCGTAAGGGTGATGGTTGGATGTGAGCTTGGGTTGTGTCGATTTTTCAGATGTAATGTATGGGGAGTTGTATCCACGCAGCCACTGTTTGATATGTTGTAGAATACGGAGACTGAGGAGATGGGCATCCAGAACATAACACAAAAGAAACAACTGGCAGAGCCAGGACGAAATGCGCACCCATTCAAAACAGATGCGGCTGCCACTTCCCCTTGCGGGGTTGATTGGGCTATTCCAGTAGGTGGTCATAGCCATGTAGAACGCTGCCAGGATGAGGGTAAAGGCAAAGGACCGGAGAAGTCGTTGCGACTGGCTTCCCGTGATAAGGAATCTGTGCCAGAGGGTGGGAAGGTTATCTTCCTTTGCTGATTTACCGGAGCTGATCATAAAGGGAAACCAGACAAGGGCGCTCCTGAAAAGTATCTGCAGCTGGTGGAATCTCGGCCTTGCTTCAACTTTGTGATCAACGGGAGTCGGGTTTTCGAATAATGAGAGAAACTGCGATTCGCATCTGAGCTGCGCTGATTGGATGTCAAACCAGCTTTTCCATACACAGTATACGCAGAGGGTGCTGGTCATCGCCATAATCACGGCGCTGGGCCAGATGCTGATTCCGGCCCACAGGGCAAAGGGCTCTTCGCTCGCGTTGCCACTGAGTGAGTGAATGAAATAAAAGAGTGTGGTTAGGAGGACGAACGAGCCAAAGAGAGAAGCTAGCGCTGCTCGGGTCCAAATGTAGGACGTTTTTCCGGATAGTCTCGAAATCTCTATCTGAGGGTGGTTTTTGATCCCTCGTTTGCCTAGCGAAATAATGAGAATGCAGAAAAAAGCATACATGAAAATGAAAAAGGGAATGGCATGCTGGGCCTTCAGTTCTTTTTCTGCGCTGTTTTCTTCCCAACCTGGGAAGGCAACGAGCCCCGTATCATTGGGATCAGATGCGATGGGAGCACCTTCACCACTGACGTCATCGACTTGATACCACGAGAGTAACCGGGGGGCCTGCCTACCCAGTTCATAGACGCGAACAACATTTCTTTCAGCCGGTAGTGGCACTCTTCTTCGTTCTTCGCCATCAGGTGGCAGCTTGATGCGTTCGCCATGCCTGACCATGCTGAAATAATGAATGGCTTCCAAGGTCGCCAGATACGTTGCTGTTTGATAGGTATCTCGAAATGGGGGAATCGTATGCTGAAGGGCGTTTCGTAAACTCAGACCGTAGGGGCTGGCGACGATTAGGTTGTTCGTGTACTTGCGCTCCTTGGGTGAGAGCAGAGTTGCGTCCATGTCTGTAGTGAAGAACTGAGCATGGGTGAAAGGTTTACGAAGGGCTCTGAGCAAGAGAAGCTTATCGTAGACGTCGCTTCCTAACACTCCAATGGCCGCAAAGCGTTTCCCTTGGGCTGTTTCCAAGTCCCTGATGCGTGAAACCAGGCGCCGGACGTAGTCGTATTGGGAGTTTCCCCAAGGGATTTCTGACAGGTCGGTGTTTTTATCTGTTGTTCCACTATGCGAGTTGTGATTGGTCTGACCGTCCAGACCGTTGAGGTAAGTGATGGTTCGGATTTGTTGTTCGTGCTTGATGTCTACCTGGTTACGTTTGTCCTGGCCGAGTGTTTCTGACCATGCGGCCTGACGAAACGATTGGGGAAGGGATTTTCCATACAGGGTGTCGTATTCCGTGATGAGTAGCACCGGAGATTCCGGCGAGCTGGGATCGATTCCGCGGTTTTTGAGTTCAGCGACCAAGGCTGAGCAGATTGAAAAATCATCTCCGGATAGACGTTTGATCAGAAATGAGTCGGCAAAATTCAAATCGTAGCGATGTTTGCTAAGAGACGACCAATAGTTACGGATGCCGTTCCAGAGATTGGTTTTTTCAGTGGCCAGCCCTTGTCGCTGGATGGCTGCCATAAATGATTGCCGGATCTGTGGCGTGTTGTGGAATTCGTCATAAATCCTGCGTTGCACATAGCTTCTGGTTTGATTGGTCGACCGCGTTGGCATGGACGCATACATCGTTACGGCGGTTTTGAATGGCGGTTCATCTGGTTCTATTTGACGTTTGATATCGTGAAATGTGGCGTCACTCACGATGTTGTCGTATTGACCGGATGATGTGGGGCCGATAATGGCGAACTTTGGAGGTGGCGATGGTTTACTGCTTTCGTGCTTCGTGCACGATTCCGCTGCCAGTGTCATCTTATCAACAAAGGTCCTCAGTTGATGATAAGCCGATTCCTCTAAGTAGCCTTCGTTGACATAGAGGATCATCACGCTGTTAAATTTGCGAGACCTCCACTCCCAGACGGTATGGGTGGCATTAATGATTTCATAGGGGATGGCCCATCTTGTCTCGCTGGTGTCGTAATAGCTACAATGCAGTTGACTGCCTTGCTCCGGAATATAGCTCGCAGATTCCGAGATCGCTGCCAGTGCTGAGTAGCGTAACCTGCGTCTGCGCTCGGTGTTTTTGGCAGAAAATCCATCAGGCACCGTGATGATCAAGCCAAGGGTGGGGGTCATGGTCTGATTCCATTCAGCGATTGTTTGTTGAATGGAGGCAATGGGTTTGCCGTCAACCCTTGGCGCATCGTTTTCGTTATGCGAGGAAAAAAACGTATGTGCACGGTCGTTTTTATCGAGGAAGTGCTCCAGCGCTGTCAAGGGGTCTTCCCATGCACGGGCTGAGATGTGGGTATGATTGTTAGCGTGTAAGCCACGATCCGGGCGGGACGTATTCAATGGCTCGCTGGACGAGATGATCCCCCAACTGACCATGATGATGATCAGAAGATTGGGCAAAAGAAGGCCGCTAGAACTGTCGTTATGGTGAGCCATGGTGGTCCGGGGGGGTGGCCGGAGATCGAAACGATCTAAGGAGGGGGGATCAGGGTCACCGTTGTAAGCGGTGACTCCGGGTGATTTATTTTTCAGCAAATGGGGGCAATGTCTAAAAATCGAGATCGTCTGTTTTGAATGGCAACTTGACGCTGTGGCCGAGAATGGATTTCAGCACGTGGTTCATGGTGCGGGTATCGTTATCGAAACCACCGTGGGATCGGCTGCGTGTTGTGCTGCCGCTATTGCCATTGGAGTAGTGGATTTTGGGTAGTCCACCTGAGGACTTGATCTCCTTGACGAAATTCTCCATGCCGACGATGGGAGTCTCCCTGCCGTCGTGTTCGAAGGAATTGCTAACCAGATAAAGCAGCGATTTTCGATAGATGCCTGCAACATGGTCGTCCTCCTCGAGATGGTTTCGTAGTAGATAGAGCTCAAGGCTGTTGAGTTTAAGTTTTCGTTTCTTTTGATAGATCGGTAGGTAGTGGGAGTGGAAGAGTTTGAGCGATGCCGCTGGGGCCAGTAATGAGCAGGTGGCGATTTCGATGTTTTTATTCTGCAGTGCCCGCAGAAGGTGGGCGATGACGATGGCTCCCGTGCTGTGACCGCAAAGGTGAATTTTTTTCTTTTTGCCGGGAGATGCTTTTCCGAGGTGTTTGATGAAGCGGTTCAGGCTGTCCAGTCCATCGCCTTTGGAGGTGAAGGCAGATTGGGCACCTTGCTTCATTTCATCCCAGACCATGGTTCCCGGGCGGCGTAGTAGTCCTTCCAGAAAGCGGTCGGTCCAGTCTGAGAAACCTCCGACCCGTTCTGTGGAGGTTTTGCCTTTGCGTAGGATGAGGTCCTTGATTTCTTCCATCAGTCCGGTGTCATACATGATGTGGAATGGATAGACGCGGTTGCGTTTGAATCCATCCTTCATCGCACGGATACGTCGCGCAGAAGCTTTGGGTGAGTTGAGTCCGCCGTGGAAATAAAAGAGCACATGATCATAATCACTGCTGTTAGCTACGTGTTGGGCGGTTTGCTCGACATCGGCGGCATTGCTCCAATAACGTCCTTTGTCGTGGTACTGGCCATCATCGATATGAACAAAATGTCCAGCGATTTCGGCACGGTTGACTGTTTTAGTTAATGTGGAAGCGGGAGCGTTGGTTTCTTGGTATCCTTTATATGCATGGGCTTCCAGGCCAAAGATTTGAGGGGTAGGAAGGGCCAGGCTGACCACCCATGCATCCATGAGGGTGTCAATCCAGTCCTCGTATAACCAGAGGGCCGTACCTTGATCCCCCCATTGTTTTCCCCATGAGTTTTGAATGATAAATCCACGATCATTGTATCCAACAATGGCAAAGGCATGCCCGCCGCTTATGATGGGGTTTCGTTCAATCACTCCGTTCTTTGGCGATTGCCAGCCACGGTGAACCCGGGCGGAAACGGCGATGATGCCAGATTCGTTGATTGCGCTGTGGAAGTGTGCAATGTCAGGTTTGAGACGGTAGTAGGCACCGATGGTGTTGTGGCGGGCATTTTTAGCCGCATCAATGCTCAGGTAGTCGATACCTCCGTTTACGAGGTATGGCCAATGGTCTTCACTGCACACGCCCATGTTTTTCCAACCTTTGATGGCACCTCGCAAACTGGAGCCGTCGTAGTCTTCACCCGGCCATTCATCATTTTTTTTCGCCATTTCGTAAACCATCCTCGCACTGACCCGCAGATCGGATTTGCGTTTTTGGTTCAGGAAGTCGATGACGGCTGTGAGAGCGAAGCCGGTGCAGGCTCCTTCTTTTCCCTGGTTTCGAATGTGGAGATTCTCCGGTGTTGTTATTTCTCCGGACAGTTGTTTGAGTGAAGGTTGATAGATGAGGTCGCGTGTGTCAGGGACATCGGCTGTAGCATGGGTAATATAGGTTTTCATGATTGTGGAGGTTAGATCTAATCGATTATTGATAGGTAGTGTGTTAGGGTGTGTTGCGTCAATTGTTTTCGGTAAACAATGTTTCATTGACCGTTTGAAACTAGCTGAGAGTTGGGCTTTTCATGTGAAAGAAGGCGAGTGTTTCGGTCTTGCTGATTATGGCTGAGCGCGAAAGAAATGCAGATGCGGGTCCCCTCAACCTGTCATAGAGGAGGATCGGTCTAGGGGCACTCTTGCCAAAAGGTGGCCATCAAATCGGCTTTACGCTCGTGCGAGGCTGTTGCATGTTTTTCTGCGGATGGAGAAGTGCATTCACATCGATATGGATTGTTTTTACGCTGCGATTGAGGAGCGTGAAGATCCGTCGTTGCGTGGTAAGCCAGTTGCCGTAGGGGGCGGTAGCCCCCGTGGAGTGATTTGCACGGCGAACTATGAGGCCCGGAAGTTTGGGTGCCGCTCGGCGATGCCTGGGTTTAAAGCTCTGAAGCTCTGCCCACAGCTGGTTATTTTGCCGGTTCGTTTTGAACTCTACCAATCGGAATCGGCGAGGATACGGGCGATCTTTGGCCGGTTTACTGAGTTGATTGAACCTCTGTCATTGGATGAAGCGTATTTGGATGTCAGCCACTGGAAGAGTAGGGGCTCGGCGATTGCAAAAGAAATCAGGGCTCAAATCTTTGAAGAGACCGGATTGACGGCCTCGGCCGGGATTGCACCCAATAAGATGCTCGCAAAGATCGCGAGTGACTGGAATAAACCGAACGGCCAGTATGAGATTCAAGTAAATCAGATTGATGAGTTTATGCAGAGCTTACCCGTGGCCAAGCTATGGGGGGTAGGGAAGCGCATGCAGGAAAAGCTTCACGCTCTCGGTGTGGAAAGTTGTGGTGATTTACAGGGTTTGGACAAAATTGAGATGTCTCGTCGGTTTGGCAGGTGGGGCTTGGAATTGTATGATCTTTGTCGCGGTAGGGATGAGAGGGAGGTCAAACCGAGACGCACTCGGAAGTCGATCAGTAAAGAGCACACCTTTCCTGAAGATGTCAATCGGGTGGATGACTTGCTTCCGTGGATGAAACAAATGATGGAAGAAATTCGGCAAAGTTTGCAGAGACGCTACCGAAATCGTAAGATTCGGGCTCTGGTGGTCAAATTGAAGTTTTCAGATTTTTCACGCACGACCGCGGAGCGAGCGAACCCGGACCTTGATGAGGGAGTCTTGACTGCTCTCTTGGCCGATGCGTGGGCCAGAGGCAAAGGAAAGTCAGTCCGCTTGTTTGGCGTGGGCGTCCGCTTGGTGGATGAAAAAGAGGATTCCCAGTTGGAGATGTTTTAGTTCTGTTGGGATCTCGACAGCTACCCTCTATGAGGGTATAGGTTTCATTATGTTTAGCTTGATAGCCAGGGCGGTGTTGTTTGTGTTGGCTTTGTTGCCGCCGCTGATGGCTCAGAGCCATGGTGCTGGATCCGGTAAAGATCAGCTTGTTAAGGGAAAGTCGGAACTGCCCGTTGTGGCGGTATTGCCATTTGCAGGTTTTGATTCTGAGTTGACGAAGCTCGTCGTCAAGCAGATCAAAAGCGACTACGCTGTTGTGGTGAAGGTTCTGGCTGTGAAGCCATTGCCTCAAGCTGCTTACTATCCACCGCGGTCGCGCTATCGCGCAGAAAAGTTGTTGGCGTATCTGGAGGGTGTGGCTGGATTTCAGTATGACAAGATCATTGGTTTGAC contains the following coding sequences:
- a CDS encoding C1 family peptidase produces the protein MKTYITHATADVPDTRDLIYQPSLKQLSGEITTPENLHIRNQGKEGACTGFALTAVIDFLNQKRKSDLRVSARMVYEMAKKNDEWPGEDYDGSSLRGAIKGWKNMGVCSEDHWPYLVNGGIDYLSIDAAKNARHNTIGAYYRLKPDIAHFHSAINESGIIAVSARVHRGWQSPKNGVIERNPIISGGHAFAIVGYNDRGFIIQNSWGKQWGDQGTALWLYEDWIDTLMDAWVVSLALPTPQIFGLEAHAYKGYQETNAPASTLTKTVNRAEIAGHFVHIDDGQYHDKGRYWSNAADVEQTAQHVANSSDYDHVLFYFHGGLNSPKASARRIRAMKDGFKRNRVYPFHIMYDTGLMEEIKDLILRKGKTSTERVGGFSDWTDRFLEGLLRRPGTMVWDEMKQGAQSAFTSKGDGLDSLNRFIKHLGKASPGKKKKIHLCGHSTGAIVIAHLLRALQNKNIEIATCSLLAPAASLKLFHSHYLPIYQKKRKLKLNSLELYLLRNHLEEDDHVAGIYRKSLLYLVSNSFEHDGRETPIVGMENFVKEIKSSGGLPKIHYSNGNSGSTTRSRSHGGFDNDTRTMNHVLKSILGHSVKLPFKTDDLDF
- the dinB gene encoding DNA polymerase IV, producing the protein MEKCIHIDMDCFYAAIEEREDPSLRGKPVAVGGGSPRGVICTANYEARKFGCRSAMPGFKALKLCPQLVILPVRFELYQSESARIRAIFGRFTELIEPLSLDEAYLDVSHWKSRGSAIAKEIRAQIFEETGLTASAGIAPNKMLAKIASDWNKPNGQYEIQVNQIDEFMQSLPVAKLWGVGKRMQEKLHALGVESCGDLQGLDKIEMSRRFGRWGLELYDLCRGRDEREVKPRRTRKSISKEHTFPEDVNRVDDLLPWMKQMMEEIRQSLQRRYRNRKIRALVVKLKFSDFSRTTAERANPDLDEGVLTALLADAWARGKGKSVRLFGVGVRLVDEKEDSQLEMF